gggaaaacaaaaacacagcgcGTGGTCTGAGGAGGAATCCTTGGGttgaaaaagtcaaaatattggTAATTGTTACAGCTCAAAAGCAGACACAGGTTCAACGAAAGTTTGATTATGTTTCAAAGCAGCGCTGATTGGCCATTTATGATCACTGAGGGGGAGTAATAAAGAGCAACAGATGCTTCATATTTTCCTTTACGTCTCCATCTATACAGGAAGTGATTGATGAATGACGTGTTTTAGCAGCACATAACAATGTGGCATCAACCTTAAATGATTATGATTTATTGCTTTTGATAATGGGAGAAGTACTCGTCTCTCTTACTTAAGTCAAAGTACTTATACAACAATGTCTAAATcataaagttaaaaatgaatgtaTTCAAGTTAAAGTACAGAGGGGttatgaaaaaatatgaaagtaGAAATACTCCCAATATCTGCAATAACAATGGCCCCTGACAGTGTTACACTATCAGCCTATATAATattggattattattataaattgaATTAACACTAAGCagctttttaatgtttcctgtTGGCTGTGGTGAGGCTAATTCTATTTCATTAACACTATTATATGGATACAATTATCAGACATTCTGCCTGAGCTATACATCCTATTTGAATGATAATGCCCATCATCATATGACATAACATACAACATTAATGACCACAAAAGGAGACAGAAATCTTGATTTATCACAGACTTAGACCTAAATTCTAAGAACCACATTAGGACAATTACAAAATCAGCATACTGCCCCCTTAATAATATATCTAAATTTAAGGACTTGTGTCTCAGCAGGGTTTAGAAAAACTTGTGTGCATCTTTGACGACTGTAATTTGCTGCCTTGACTGATCTTTCTAAAAGGTCAATCACAAAGCTGCAGCCGATACAGAATTATGCTGCCAGAGACCAGAAAAGTGGATCGTGACGCTTCACTTCTTATCCTTACAATGCTGTATCAACTGAACAAATTTACCTAAAAATGCCACTACTGCTTCATAAAGCACTACATAGTTTAGTTGTGTCCAGACTTCTCAGATGGTCTGGGATTGGCCTGCTTACTGTCCCGTCAGTCTAAGCTTACTGAACCATGCAGTATTTATGCACCACATATCTGAAACACAAGTCTTTAAAATCAACACTTAAAACCTAGGACTATTTCTTCAAATCTTACCCAGCAGTgtaatttttgttatttgattGTAATATTATATTTAAGTTACTTCTATcttccattttattttgttttcttttaaaaatatgtgtCCCTTGTCTTGTGTTTCTTTCCCATCTTTTCTTCACATCATTCTGTCTATGGTTCAATACAAATTAAACTTGCCATGCCCACAGTATAGTAACTAATAACCTCTCTTTTGGACAGCCCCTGTAGCATCAGTGACTCAGCTcaacactgtaaaacaaataaatgacacaacaagcatctgtttgtttgaacaCCTATTTATTACCACCATAATATGAGAAATTTGGAAAATACAAAGATCAGCTTATTTATACGTCTGAAAATCTCGAGgaataagaaaaatataaaagaaaacaaatatgaGGTTATATTGTGTATCACAAATTTTGAGAAAGGGACAGATTATATGTTCAGATCTGAGTGCAGGAGACACGGACACTAAACATGCAGAGTGTAACTTCCACTGTAAATGTCAATTCATACTGCTTTGACTGACTTAAGTCTAGCTGTGGAGatgaagatggagagagataGAAGTATAATGTGTGGTGAATGATCTACAGTGAACTACTGAACAGATGAGGAGATGGTAAACCATCGCCCCCGTGTGGCTGCCATTAGAATAGAAGTTGCCTTGGAAAACAGAGAAGCCCTTCCTGATTTTCTATAGCGAATCAGATTACTGTaacaaaaaaactgatgttGACTGTATTATTTGCTTTTGTCAATTAATGTGATGATTTAGGAGGTCGTAAAAAGAAGAGATGCTTATCCATGAATTATAtgcgtaaaaaaaataaacaccatATCCACAATGATAATCATTATTCTTAAGCAACCAAAAGATTGTTTTTTGAGTACAAGTGGTTTAGCAAAATCAGgctaacacatgcacacaatcaGATCAACAGACCGCCATCCCCTCCCAGTGCAGTTTACAGAAGTGAAGGAGGTGATTTGAAAAGGTGCAGTGAGCcatccagctgcagctgcagagtgagGTTGGAGTTGGGGTGTAGAGGGACGGACTGggcaggaggggaggagggtgtTCAGATGGGGCAGAAGCCTCGGGACTAGTTTTAATAGCACCCTGCTGTGGAAGTTGCAGCTCCCCTTAAGCAGACTAGCCCCTCGGCTACATCCCTCCACTTCAGCTCTGTTTGCCACACAAACCACGTCGCTGGCCTCCCACCCTGGAAGAATCCAGGTGAGCTTGAGGGCAGGCTTCATATTTTGAGGCACCACCCATCTCAGAGAGGCATGTTTGAGTATGTGTGCACCTGTGCGTCTGATCTGCGAAACCTCTAACATGCACAAAAAAGTACCCTAAAAACATTTGGTGAAGACAAAAACCTATGAGAGACCAGACTTCAACATATTTCTATCTCTTCATAATCAGGATTACTCTAAAGTCTACTGAGAAGCTGGGCAGGCTAGGGAGGGAGAGTGATGGGGATGGGTGCGAGCGGGTGGGTGGGGTAGAACGAAGGAATGGGGGTAGGGACAGGTAGAGAAAACAGGACAGAAGTGAAACATTATGCCATCTAAGCACGCTCTCCACGAATGCGGCGTGCCAGCTGGATGTCTTTGGGCATGATGGTGACACGCTTGGCATGGATGGCACACAGGTTAGTGTCCTCGAACAGACCCACCAGGTATGCCTCACTGGCCTCCTGCAGGGACCGGGACAACACATATTGTTAGGATTATTAGTGTCAGTTTTAGAGTTTGGAGGATATACTGATGTAACTTACCATATATTTTGtgcacacacaatcacaaacacacacacacacacacacacacacctgcagggcTCCAATGGCAGCGCTTTGGAAACGCAGGTCAGTCTTGAAGTCCTGAGCGATTTCCCTCACCAGGCGCTGGAAGGGCAGCTTACGAATCAGCAGCTCAGTGGACTTCTGGTACCGACGAATCTCTCTCAAAGCCACAGTGCCAGGCCTGAAACACATGACCAATTATAGCTCAAACAACCAATTCAATATTTAGATCCAAGATAGGTAATATAACCTCCTACAGGCCTAACAGGATTTATCATCTGAAGAAATGTTGACTGGAGGCCCCAATCTAATAATTGGGCTGTGAGTGTAGACAAGGAAGGGGTTTTAGtaaataaaagatgaattaataatatcattattatgaaTACATCAATGACGACATCCATCTTACAGAATGTTTTCCTCCAATGTTTGTTTAAATcgatttgggatctctgggcttccagagacttggatcacACCAGACAAGCTGTGTGGAGCTATTTTATGTTAATTTTTTAGGTCGTTGTCAGGTGTTGTATAATAattccccatctacttcagttatttAAGAGGGTGCTGCATCGCtattttgctgtaaagctccagatatcagcatgggggtgagtagatgatgactgaattttcatatTTTGGTTGAATTTATCCTTTTAGATGAAAATCACTATTTCATCACAATTAAGacaactagtgcattgcccgtaggaagcatgtattcctatagaaaagtgggaggttaagtagctttttcatggatggcaaaatgagtttgtgtttgaaggtgggacgtcagggatataattggctgtttttgactacttttgattataccattatatttcaccttaaaaactatttaccttgccttgtttggtgtcattattttcagcaaaacctcacatgtgtgactgtacagttatttttcattttgacatattatattaacactatggacctaaaatcacaaaataacataaaatcaggaAAAGTtcgattttttactgtgaaaaccacaaatatgtttaacaaaccattttttattacttataatgcaaatataaattgttaaatatgtgcatacattttcaaaattagtTATTAGtgatatgtaactatttacatttaaatgcaggcaatgctcaggtctgcctgagctccttccagctgaatgaagagctgcactgcctgctccacattcagcttctcctcattaaacaaaaaaccgactccactacacactaaacacactacataacacactaactatacactccaaacacgctaaatgtcacaaatctctcaactctcaatatcgctgtctctacaccgacttctgtgacaaaagcccatttttaccgtttcttcctgcaacgtgacggcaatgttcgcgaaaaacgtggcggacattatttaccctaagtccgttTTTGGATGTGCCGGTGCGTCCGTCGacttgggaggtgggccgtgtgggtgggctagcagctagctacacaagaacatccacagattcccattccactttgttgtccacgcgtctttggatctcctcagaccagaacagactcggtccagactcgtttagtctcactTATCCACAATAGTCAGTTTACATGCACAGAACATAacaggaccgaaccgccggcaaaatcccggtccagcttgcgccgctgcaggtaaaAATCTGCTCGTTTCTTAAGGTCGTATCGTGAagtcgggctctgcagtgattggctctgatgcgcacgtggctacggtgtgcagtgattggctctggtgcgcacgtgactgtggtggctccggtggacaatgcttgcggaatttgtaaagcatttatgaaataatttattaacggtatcattgcagtccaaacaaatccgacgtcgcacacccttgaaccacgcaggagccatgttgaaactctcaggtcagtctgatcctgatccggagagatatttgaggaacacacacatacacacacacacacacacacacacacacacacacacacacagacagacagacagacagacagagattccttgcttttatagagagatttgTCAAAGAAATGGCTGTTTGGAGTGACTGTAGTCaacatttctttcttcatgCTTCCCTTAGTTTTGTATCTTTATCATCATACTGATGTTGTATTCCTGCTGCTCTGCATGGCTTGCGTTCTGTCTTGAGAGTTTCTGTTTTATTGCTGTCTTTATGACTTCTTGTTATCTTCTTTGTGTGAATTTTATGACTTCATAGGTTTCAGAATATCTGGCCATAGGAATGTAGCTGAAAATTAGCCAGCTTGCAGAAAAGTGTGTGATGACTGATGTTTGCTGCccttataaataaatgaataaataaaattaattaattgaaataaAGGTTTTACCTGTAACGATGGGGCTTCTTGACACCACCAGTGGAGGGGGCACTCTTACGGGCAGCCTTGGTGGCCAGCTGCTTACGAGGAGCCTTTCCTCCTGTGGACTTACGGGCAGTCTGCTTGGTACGAGCCATTACGACGAAGGATCACCTGAAGGGAATTTTTTTTTGAAACGTATCAGAATACTTCACACTGTTCACTATTGTTCCTACTTTTTCTCTCTGGCCTTTACATGTTTTAGAGTTGCTGTATCGTTCACCCTCTACACATGCTTCTATTAACACTATTACTGTGTAACGTTACACTAATAACTGTTGCCTTAATCATACATACAACATTCATTATGGAATTTTATGATCAGTGTTATTCCACAATAActgtctgctgtcagtcaaacacaaTATCATTCTGCAAATGATTTAGCTTGGATGTGAATGCTTCTATGTTTAGCTTTAAAGGATTGTcagattaataaaaaatataagtGAATAAATCATTATAACTCTGTGAGTTAAATAGTTAAAGCTACAAACGTTTGGCTGATCATATATTAAATGCAGCGTTtagaacattttctttgctgtttaATAGAACAATTTGCTCCCAAATATCTACATGTGGTTATTTTTCAGTTTCCATTTACTCAACATGCCAAGAGTTTTGTTTTCCCACCATCCAGCTCAAAGTCTGACGGTCAGTCATATTGGGCCGCCTGGGAAAACTTTTCCTCCGGGTTGGCAGATGCACAGACATAGCGTGCCCAGCCAATCCCGACACTGTGTTCTCCCGATCAGACCAATCAAAATGCTGAACAGGTCTTCATTCTGAAATACACCAATCAGCTGTGTCTGTATCGCACTCGAGAACCAATTCTGTATTGGTCTAGGGCGGGACAAGCAGCCGTAACCCCGCCTCATACCGCAAGATTATGGCCGCAGACCTAAATGAATCTACCAATATACAGGCGACGAGCGGGACGtaaactttgacatttttagtAAAAAATGAACAACGTGTGCAGAAAAGACTATCATCAAAACgtagaagacaagtgtggctatcAAATAAACGCCAAGGGTCCTGAAGCGATGGCATATTGAAGCGAAACAGCGAAGTAGAAATCGACTATGAAAGTGGAGCAGATATTTCGGCAGTGGAAGTACTGAGCCGTTTTTCTCGCTGGCTGAGTATCGGGGCAGTTgccttttctcctctccacagcGTCGAAATAACATGCTATTTCCGCATAAAATCAACTTTATCCTTCTCATTTTAGTCATAAAACGACCAATACAATTCTTAACTCTAAACAGTAGGACAAATAAGTAACTTACCGGGGGTGAATTTTGCGCTTTTTGTCCGCACGGATACAAGTGTGTTGTGGTTGTCTGGCAGTGTCAGATATTTACTATCTCTCACACAATGGAAGCAGGGAGAGCTGGAGCAAAATGGCGGCCGTGTCAATCATCTGTCTCCCATAATGCAACTGccaacatttgtaaacattgtAGCTTCACCTCCTCACCTGTAACTCCTGCTTCCAGATGGTGTTGGATTTAATTCAATGGGAcgaaaaaacaataacacataaTATGTAATTAATTTAGTCATTGCTTGGCATGACTGTTTCAGTTTTCGAGTATATCAGTTTCATTATGTGAGCATTTATTCAGCAGTATACAAATTAATTAAGAAAGGGAACAAAAGAATAATGTAACTGTATATGCCTTTTGAAATACAAAAGAATAATCagtttaaagagaaaaatgtcagtattattgttattattattgtgcataaatgacatttaaaggTGCTTGAGTACTTACATTTTATGTTACTCTTCTCTCTTCAACTCTACTGTAGGGTGCTACATTCAGAGCGAAATTTCAAAAAAACTTCTTGCACACTCAAgttcttcatgttttcttcctaatctgctgcatttatttaaaagcttGATTAAatagttactctgcagattcTCATAATTAATTCAAAAATTATCTACAAATAAATGATGGTGTAACATTACTGATTAAACTACCTAGCAGTACACCCCATCCTTACAAGCCACACAATTAAAGTGATACTACATTAATGCATCAGTATCATACATTGATATATTCTGTATGGGCTATTCTGCATAGTGGATACTTTTGGTACTAATACCTTTGAACTTAAAATTTTCAATGCAGAACGTTTACTTGTAACAATATTTCGACACTATGTATGACTACCAATTTTCCACATTGACGTGTGttttggggagtactactgcataggtaaaaaagtaatttaaagccttttgtggctccagaggaagctgcacgtaATCAcgtaaattgcctccagtgtggctaaattgcattgatGGTAATGTAGGtcttgaaaacaaagacagcttTGTAGAATACAAAAGGCGATACCTCTGGGTCGATTTCAGTCATTTGTATCTAAACCATTCATAacgagtccaacagtgttagaACAGTGCATGCGAGACCAgaggactgcttttcaaaacctggtgcctacattggTGCCTATagccactgaatgacatcactggatttttttatcagattacatgcagctccctctagagccacaaaaggctttatactttTTCATATATAAAGTAATACACCCCaagagctgtaaacacactttaatgtggaaaattgttggagttaccctttaagtaaaaaaaagtacttcttccaccactggttTTGACATGCCAGTATAATTATTTTTATAACAACAGACCTATTTAAAAtatgatattttcttttctccagaATTCATGTGTATGTTATGGACACACTAAATAATAATGTACAGTTTTCTAccaatgaagaaaaaaagaaaacatcaatcCACCTCCAGGATTCACTGGAGAAACGCAGAAAATATGACAGGGGGTCCCCTTTACCTTTAAGTAACCCTTGTTGTTTTCACTTTATAAAAACAGTTATTAACAAATGGTAAAtctatagttaattaaactttagtaaTAGtattaatagttatttcactgttaacagacAATGAATTGCTTTATAATCTGcttattaagcaattgtaaagctttgtaaacatcagttgcaattTTATGACCATCgaaatatttttttgataaaCTGCACAGTATATATTAACCATCTACAAAGTATTATAAACATGAGTTATAACTTTACAATTAACAATTGTAAATGGATAATGAAGCATTCCAATGTTGTGGATTAACTATCCGTGGATTAACTatcaagtattttattttaaatataaaataaatcaaatatagTTTAAATAAGAATTTGTCATGTGATtcctttgaaatgtatttttaaaattccTAACAACCAGATACATTAGTATCATGTCCTCAAATCTATTTTACTATGCGTCCCAATTTGATGTTTGAAAGTACCAATCACTGCCTGTTATACAGATACATATGGTAGGATATATAATTTGTGTGACAAAGATGAACTGAACAAATAATTTGCTAAAACAATCTATTTGCAAAATGAAAGGTTATACTTGAGCCTCGAAGAGTTTAGAAGCAAAACAACAATAGTGTCAGCATTTGTGTCTACCTCACTGCTGGATGTAATGATGCATGACCGAATATCAGCATATTCAAAAAGTGGACTTTCTGATCACCTTATTAGCTGTGACATAAAACAGGAAGGACAGTAAACATATTTGACTGCAACGTATTAATCTGTCCTGCATAGCAAAGCCACATTCATAGGATATGTTCATGTGATGGCATTGTAATTTCTACTCATATTCCAGCTCATGTGGATGAGATTCAGGCACACATGCCGTCATCAGTCCTTCCGACTTAACATTTTATCAAGCTCCACCATGATGCTGCAAAACTACTTCATAACCATCTCTCATGTTTTGATGGATGTTTGGCCCTACAGCAGTTTTTCTAAACATTTGTAGTGCCCCTATTGGgctcatgtaaaaaaaaaaaacaagaaaacaaactaaTTTAGCTTACTTCTTTGATAATCCACACAGAGCTCTGTTTGAGTGAGTCATCACATCACAGCA
This genomic window from Sparus aurata chromosome 13, fSpaAur1.1, whole genome shotgun sequence contains:
- the h3f3c gene encoding H3 histone, family 3C → MARTKQTARKSTGGKAPRKQLATKAARKSAPSTGGVKKPHRYRPGTVALREIRRYQKSTELLIRKLPFQRLVREIAQDFKTDLRFQSAAIGALQEASEAYLVGLFEDTNLCAIHAKRVTIMPKDIQLARRIRGERA